ACTAAGGAGATTCCTTGATGAACCCCACCTCCTATGGGGTTCTTAGAAGTAACTTTTGGGGGCATTTTTCAGTGCCAATAACCCTAAGGTTCTTCAACgaactttgaggatcttagaAGAGTCCTTGTTGAAAccttatgtacagtatgtaacaggtgCAACTTGTGCAAACAAGACGTTCCTAAAAATACCCCTCAAGAAAAcatgggaggaacagagaggacaaTAAAAAGAGGTTGTTTGAGTAGATGTCACTGAGCCAACCCAGGATATGGTGATATAAAGATGTcattgtttgtgttgttgttctGTTCTTCTCGCTTATGGGGTATAGGCCTACAACAGCAGTACCTTTCACACACATATCACCTAAGGTTTAAACCAATGTTCTGTACGTATGAGTACTATAAAGTAAAAATGTACTATAAATGTAAGTACTAGGCATATTTTTTTCCATTATCTTCCCCATAAAGATATATCCTAGAAATGATTTAGGTAAAAGTGAACTTGATGGTATATGTCCATACCATGCAGCCAATCACAGTGTGTTTGGACAGGTCTCTGGTTCCTCCTCCACTGTTCATGTGCGACAGCTGTGACTGACTCCCCTGGACCTGTGAGCTGTAACAGAGGAAGAGGGGCATTGCTGAAATGCCAAAGCACTCTTTTCTTACCCTGTGGCCATTTTGAATGAACTCCAAAACACTTATAAGCTCGATGATAttccactgttgaatataacactaTCTGATGCCCCTCTTCAGACTGTGAACAATATCTTGAGGGACTTGTTGTCAtgctcctctcatctctactgtgtGGTATCACTGACAGAACACTTCAGCATAGATAATATGACACCCTTCCCAGGGACAATCCCTTTTAAACATTACACTACATTTGGCTGCTTTAATAACAGTTTATTTTGTCTTTGGAGATCAGAGTTACATGACCCCATCTCTCAGGTGTTATGATTCATAGTGTGGGATACACAATTATTTTAGACATGAATTTGGTTGGAGGAATGGTAACATATACAACGATTACGATGCCATTATTTATTCATATAAATATGACACTATCAATCCTTCTTTGAACTGCTTTGTTGAGCAAATGTAAGTTATACTACCAGAATGAAATGAGCAATTCCAGTCAAAGATCATGTTTTTGTTGTCCACCTTCACTTCCTTGTGCATAAACTGACCCCCACTCCCCAAACTGACTTCCTTGGCTGTAGCCTACGTCTAAGAACAGTGTTTGAAAAAAGAACAGACGTCTTTGAGGGGGTGCCACTTTCTCGCCCATAACCCATACATAGTCTTATCAACGGTAAAATGTACTGGATCAGCGAATCGCCGAAGAGAGCCATAAAACATGCAGGACCCGCGGAAGAGAGCAGCTGCCGTTGTTTCCCCAAAAAGTTTTTGGTATCCATGGGGATCTAGTAACTCCTCTGCTATAGTACATATTTGACAAGCTACAGTCGGCTCGAGCTTGCACTCCAGCTTCACGTTCAGTGTGGTTCAGACGCGCGGAGCTTCTCAGCGTTTTAACTCAGTTTGTTTTTTGTCAGTTGGTGAGGCCACCCCAACAACACAGCAGTCATGGACGCCATCAAGAAGAAGATGCAGATGCTTAAGCTAGACAAGGAGAATGCCCTGGACAGAGCTGAGGGAGCTGAGGGAGACAAGAAGGCAGCGGAGGACAAGAGCAAACAGGTTGGCATCCATAGAGAAATCGGGTTCTGTCTTATTTCGCACGGGTGCCTTTGGCACTGTGCGTCAAATGTTTGGGCACGGAGTGCTTTGGAGCGTTCTCTCTTTCGATATGGATTAAATTAAGTCTCAGAGGATGAGTATGAGGATCAGTATTGATTGTTGTATTTAATCGTATTAGGAATATATTTGTTTTTAGGGCGTGACAATGTTTTATTATTGGACTCCAGGAAGTTTTAGAAAATATTTCCTGTTTGACCGATTCATTTATTATGCAGGATTAATCCTACTATAAACTAATATTATTTGATCAGCGTTAGATTTCTTTTACCACAAAACATGAATAGCGTAGTCTATTGATTAAAGTATGCCACTCTAGTGTTGTGAGTGGATTGAATAAATTAAATGTAAATTATTGTACATAGACAAAGATATAATGAAGCATTTGTAAGTGTTTGCCTTCTGTCCATGACTCTTGACTTTTGTTTTCTTCCTTTTTTTGTCTGTTTCTGGCTGTGCGTCCACACTGTTTATGGCACACCCCAATTGACTGATGATATTATCCACCAACTATCAGCTTGAGGATGACCTGGTAACGCTGCAGAAGAAGCTGAAAGGAACAGAGGATGAGTTGGACAAGTACTCTGAGTCTCTTAAGGATGCCCAGGAGAAACTTGAACTCGCCGAGAAGAAAGCCACAGACGTAAATTGGCATAAACCTGTCCGAAGTGTTAAAGTACTTTCAGGGGAACCACGAACAGTCTGCTAACATTGAACCTCAACATTTTTCATTCTAGGCCTCGTCatcatacatatatacatattagTTAGGCTTATTTTATTGTTTCAGTTTGGAATAGCCTACATAATTGTTATTGTTAATAGCTGCGTCTTCATTAGGCTCGACCATTGGCCATATTCCACATGTGTCCATTGAAACCGAATAAGACTGAGCAGACCAACTGTAGGCATAACAAATGTGCCTTGTGTGCCACCCTCCTCGAAGATGCAAGCAGAAGGTTAAATTTAGCTGTGTACCCTGTTTGGTTAAAATAGGGCCCCGTTTAGAACTTCAGTTAAACGTTTGGTGGAAGTTTTTGAATATTTTAAATACCTTTAATTTAGATTTGTAGGTGTCATACCTTATATTCCACTCCTCAAATTAAAACGGTTCCTTTTCCTTTTATTGAGAATGTTGTAGGGGACGCCGATAATTAAACGTTTGTTCTTATAGGACACATGCATCTTATTGTGTCAGTTTAGAAAGAACACCAAATGATGATAGTAATTAtagtaataaaaaaaacattaaacaAAAATGGTCCCAAAAATATTTACACTTTAAGTAACATATAGATCTATCAT
This genomic interval from Oncorhynchus keta strain PuntledgeMale-10-30-2019 chromosome 2, Oket_V2, whole genome shotgun sequence contains the following:
- the LOC118372871 gene encoding tropomyosin alpha-1 chain-like; the encoded protein is MDAIKKKMQMLKLDKENALDRAEGAEGDKKAAEDKSKQLEDDLVTLQKKLKGTEDELDKYSESLKDAQEKLELAEKKATDVNWHKPVRSVKVLSGEPRTVC